The sequence below is a genomic window from Candidatus Kryptonium sp..
CAGCTTGGTAATCATCGATGAGAGCATGCGCAAACACTCATCTGTCAGCGATATCATACGCTCGTATGACTCATCCGTGATAAGTTTGCAGTCACGGGCAACGTGAAGCCAGTAGTCGGTTTCATTTGCAGAAGCACGGGCGATCCGGAGATAGCGAGCATATTCCTTGCCAGTATCT
It includes:
- a CDS encoding four helix bundle protein, which produces DTGKEYARYLRIARASANETDYWLHVARDCKLITDESYERMISLTDECLRMLSSMITKLRAASERYLQEHSEPYVSYGDPDL